One Cryptomeria japonica chromosome 9, Sugi_1.0, whole genome shotgun sequence genomic window carries:
- the LOC131062773 gene encoding RGG repeats nuclear RNA binding protein A translates to MATVNPFDLLGDDDNGDLTVVLNAPAVGNEKQGAKKGSGNAPVQKTAVASSKLPSKPLPPAQAVREARSSQTEGSRGRGGSGRGGRGSFGNRDQEFGRGRGGNYNSEWGFNRESYDGYGSRGGFYESNADFPPGRQEDGEVASAERGRGGGRGSGRGGRGGRGFGGGRGVGGDAGDEDNRKRMYERRSGTGRGTEMKREGSGRGNWGTPVEEAFQQLEETTSAEEEKVPTLEKVEKETNKESSPLDEEKKQEEEDKEMTLDEYEKLLEEKRKKLLGGQKVEERKVDATAFESMKQLSLKKKDEDAVFIKVSSEKDKEKKNDAGERDERIRKPMSINEFLKPAEGERYHGGGRGRGRGRGSRGGFTGGFGGGDNDSLQLKAPSIEDPRHFPTLGGK, encoded by the exons ATGGCGACGGTGAATCCGTTCGATCTATTGGGTGATGACGATAATGGCGACCTGACTGTGGTTTTGAATGCGCCGGCTGTTGGAAATGAAAAACAGGGGGCGAAGAAGGGTAGTGGTAATGCGCCTGTACAGAAGACAGCAGTGGCGTCTTCAAAATTGCCGTCAAAGCCTCTACCCCCGGCTCAGGCCG TAAGAGAAGCAAGATCATCACAAACTGAAGGGAGTAGGGGTCGAGGTGGCAGTGGACGAGGGGGCCGTGGATCCTTTGGTAATAGGGACCAGGAGTTTGGAAGAGGTCGCGGTGGGAACTATAACAGTGAATGGGGCTTTAACCGTGAAAGTTATGATGGTTATGGTAGCCGTGGTGGGTTCTATGAAAGCAATGCAGATTTTCCACCTGGTCGTCAAGAAGACGGGGAAGTTGCTTCTGCTGAGCGGGGGAGGGGTGGAGGTCGTGGAAGTGGCCGAGGAGGCCGTGGAGGCAGAGGATTTGGTGGTGGCCGAGGGGTTGGTGGTGACGCTGGGGATGAAGATAATCGCAAGCGCATGTATGAGCGAAGGAGTGGCACTGGTCGCGG CACTGAAATGAAGAGAGAGGGTTCTGGTCGAGGAAATTGGGGAACCCCTGTTGAGGAGGCTTTTCA GCAACTGGAGGAAACAACATCTGCCGAGGAGGAAAAGGTACCAACATTAGAGAAGGTGGAGAAAGAAACTAATAAAGAAAGTTCTCCACTggatgaagagaagaaacaggAGGAAGAAGATAAG GAGATGACACTTGATGAGTATGAAAAGCTTCTGGAGGAGAAACGAAAGAAGCTTTTGGGAGGGCAGAAGGTAGAAGAAAGGAAAGTTGATGCTACAGCATTTGAATCAATGAAACAACTTTCGcttaagaagaaagatgaagatgcTGTGTTCATAAAAGTG tcttCAGAGAAGGACAAGGAAAAGAAGAATGATGCAGGGGAACGAGATGAACGGATTAGAAAG CCAATGAGCATCAACGAGTTTCTGAAACCCGCTGAAGGTGAGAGGTATCATGGTGGAGGCCGAGGTAGGGGTCGTGGTCGTGGTAGTCGGGGAGGTTTTACAGGTGGCtttggtggtggtgataatgattCTCTTCAACTCAAGGCCCCAAGCATTGAGGATCCTCGGCATTTTCCTACATTGGGTgggaaataa